cccctcAGTAACTTCTACAGGAACAGGCCCTACTGCTGGTAACACTGTTACCctgcatgtctatgtatatatatatatatatatatatatatatatatatatatatatatatatacccctcAGGAACAGGCCCTACTGCTGGTAACACTGTTACCctgcatgtctatgtatatatatacccCTCAGTAACTTCTACAGGAACAGGCTCATTGTATACCTGCATGTATACATCTACCTATCCCCATCCTCTCAAGTCTGACCCCTCTACCCTGTGAAACTACAGCTACTGAGCCTGTGATCTAAACCTGTACCTTGTCCCTGTGTCCAGTGTTTGTTGTTCCTCGTTCCTCTCTACAAGTCCTTACCCTGCAAGGAACCCCCCTCCCCAGCCCCCTCAAATCACAtcacattgtatttgtcacatgcaccgaatacaacaggtgtagaccttaccgtgaaatacttacttacaagcccttaaccaacagtgcagttcaagaaatagagttaagtcaatatttactaaataaactcaaGTTTGAAAAAAAATGAacccatatgtgtgtgtgtgtgtgtgtgtgtgtgtgtgtgtgtgtgtgtgtgtgtgtgtgtgtgtgtgtgtgtctccatagGAGTATAAGCGTAAGCAGATTGAGGAACAACGTCAAGCCGAGAGACTACAGAGACAGTTACAACAGGAGGTAACACTTGGTCCTTATCATGATGTCATATAACAATGTTGTTGAATAATTGAAGAGATGGTAAACTGTTGTCTATTTGTCTTGTAGAGAGCCTACCTGGTGTCTctacaacaacagcagcaacaacaacaacaaaaccaagATGGCCGACCAGGCGAGAAGAAACCGTTGTATCACTATAAAGACTCAGCTAGTCCTACTGACAAACCTGCATGGGCtaaagaggtacacacacacacacacacacacacacacactggcctggtGTCTACACTGATAGTTTCTACAGACAGAAGCAGAAGGGTTCGAGAGAAGATGCTGGAGAGACTCTGGTCTCTGGACAACATTCATAACTGGTTCATGAGTACAGTCTCAGTCCAACTACAACATTGTCTGTGTAGTGGTGCATACAGTGTGGATTGGAACAAGATATTGTGTTCTTCTGTTACAGTTCTcgcgtgtgtttttatatttgatgtgtgtgtttgaagAGTGTGCCTGTGTGAATTGGTCTGTctcttcacgtgtgtgtgtgtgtgtgtgtgtgtgtgtgtgtgtgtgtgtgtgtgtgtgtgtgtgtgtgtgtgtgcttgtgtttaaCTTCTGCCCCACCTTGTCTCCAGGTCCTGAAGCAGCAGACACACCCCCAGAGCCACTCACCCCGCCCATTCCTCAGACAAAGCCACTCCTTCAACCAACCTTCATACTCCATTCCCTCCCACGCCAACCTCCCTCGCCGAGCCCCCTCCaaccccacccctccccctcaCATCCGTATCTCCCTGGAGACCAGGGATCTAGTAGATCCCGTTGTGAAACAGGAGATCAAGCAGCAGGTTAGAGAGATGAGAGCTCAGAAAGCCGGTCAGAGGGTGttaagacagaaagaaagaatacGCAATACCAGAGCCAACCACCAGGGGgtagtacaacacaacaaccggGGGCCAATAGGGCCTAGCCCAGCCGGTCAGAAGGCTGGTCAGCAAGACCAAGGACGCAGTCCCAGACCTAAACACCAAGGGCCACAACACAACCCCAACCAGGGGCCACAGCATAATGGGAAGGGACAACAGGCTGGCTTTAACCGaggccccagccctaaccccaaccAATCCCGAAAAGAGAGCCCCATCTCTAATCCCCAAGCCCCTAACCAAGAGGCTCTCAATGGGCCAGTCTGGGCACCCTGCTCCAGCCCCAACCAGGGACATAACCTGGGGGTAAAAGACCAGGTGCAGATATTGGTCAGTGGCCGTAGTGGCAGCTCCATCTCCCCCTGTCGTAGAATAGACATAGAAGTAAATGACATAGATGTAGAAAtagactcctcttcctcctctcattcTAATTCTTctttcctctacccctctcctgatCATGATCTTAGAGGCAGCTCTCTGTTTCCCTGTCGCATAGAAGATGTAGAAATAGATGAACTAGATATAGAAATGGAGGAACTAGAAAAGAGGGAGTTCGATTGTTGGAggtatggagaggaggagagggaatggagggaaaggggtagagagggaggtgtgGGGGGGTTGAGGATGGCTTCCAGCCATGAGAGTCTGTTGGGATCCTATGGGGGTCATACGAACTCTGACCTCTACCCccgacccctaacccctgacctctcagcCTCTGCACCGGCAGGCCGGCTACGCCCTTTCCTGTCCTCCAATCACAATCACTTACTGGTTCCTGAATCCTCCAAGCAGAGTCAGTTCCTCCAAGTCCCCGGTTGGGCACCTCCCCCTCTGAACAGAGTGAGATCAGAGGTCACTGATGATGATGAGGTCACGACCTCTAACCTGGACCTATACTCCTCTGTGCCAATTAACATGCTCAGATCACACCTGGCCAAGGCCATGCCCATCAGACCCAAGcagtcatccctctctttctccccccttcgTTCTCCTGGTAAGAGCTCAGGTCCTCTGAAACAGTTAGTTTTAGCCTTAACTTGGATGGGCCTCTCGCCCCGAGGGTCACCTAGAACCTCACCCCAAACCTCAGCCAGAATCTCCCCCTCACACTCCCGACCTGAGTCCCCATGTCATTTCTCCCTCAATTCCCCTCCAGCTCCATTCTACCACTCCCAGTATCTCACACCCTGCTCCTCCCCCTACCTGACCCCTATGtgttctcctcacccctctcccggTGGCTCCCCCTTCGGCTCCCAGTCCCAGCTCACTATCAGACCACTAGCTGCTAGCcactagccacacacacacacacacacacacgcacacacgcacacacacacacacacacgcacacacgcacacacacacacacacacacacgcacgcacgcacgcacacgcacacgcacacgcacacgcacacacacacacacacacacacacacacacacacacacacacacacacacacacacacgcacatacatatTCTTTATTATATTTGTAGTTAAAACAAAATATTATACATTTTCTATATTTTATACTATTTTGTACTACAACATTGTTCCAACTTCGTATAGCTCAGTGGGTTCATCCTTACCCACCTACCTCCGATAGTCCCCCATCCAATCAAACCAGTTGGGTCATCCTTACCCACCTACCTCCGATAGTCCCCCATCCAATCAAACCAGTTGGGTCATCCTTACCCACCTACCTCCGATAGTCCCCCATCCAATCAAACCAGATATCAAGAAGAACCAGGCCCCCCACAGGCTGCCTCAGCTCCCCCTACCCCAAACACCCTACAATCCCTTGGAGCCAACTGCCCCTTGATCTGGAGGGTGATGATGTCACAGCAAGGACTCCATATGTATCACATCCTGTTTACGGTCAGTTAGCCAATTGCAGTTCAGCTTGGTGGTGGGTGCTGGCTAATCAGGTCTCAGCTGGGTGAATGCCAATCAGGAATGGCAATCAGGTCTCAGCTTGGTGCTGGGTAGAGACCAATCAGGACTCACTTTAGTGCTGGCCAATCGGTGGTGGACTATATTTTCTCTGGGATCAAAGACCAACATGGATTCTCAACATTTCAGATTCTCTTTTCTGATAGAATGATACGCTCCAAttccacctctcctccatccccctctccgcctctcctccatccccctctctgcctctcctccatccccctctctgcctctcctccatccccctctccgcctctcctccatccccctctctgcctctcctccatccccctctccgcctctcctccatcccccctctctgcctctcctccatccccctctccgcctctcctccatccccctctctgcctctcctccatccccctctccgcctctcctccatccccctctccgcctctcctccatccccctctccacctctcctccatccccctctctgcctctcctccatccccctctctacctctcctccatccccctctctgcctctcctccatccccctctctgcctctcctccatccccctctccgcctctccttcatccccctctcctccatccccctctctgcctctcctccatccccctctctgcctctcctccatccccctctctgcctctcctccatccccctctctgcctctcctcatccccctctctgcctctcctccatccccctctctgcctctcctccatctccctctccgcctctcctcattccccctctccgcctctcctccatccccctctccgcctctcctccatccccctctctgcctctcctccatccccctctctgcctctcctccatccccctctctgcctctcctccatcctctcctccatccccctctctgcctctcctccatccccctctctgcctctcctcatcccccctctctgcctctcctccatccgcctctcctccatccccctctctgcctctcctccatccccctctctgcctctcctccatccccctctctgcctctcctccatccccctctctgcctctcctcatcctcctctctgcctctcctccatccgcctctcctccatccccctctctgcctctcctccatcccccctctctgcgtctcctccacccccctctctgcctctcctccatccccctctctgcctctcctccatccccctctccgcctctcctccatccccctctctgcctctcctccatccccctctccgcctctcctcattccccctctccgcctctcctccatcccccctctccgcctctcctccatccccctctccgcctctcctccaaccccctctccgcctctcctccatccccctctccgcctctcctccatccccctctcctgctctcctccatccccctctccgcctctcctccatccccctctccgcctctcctccatccccctctccgcctctcctccatccccctctccgcctctcctccatccccctctccgcctctcctccatccccctctccgcctctcctccatccccctctccgcctctcctccatccccctctccacctctcctccatccccctctccgcctctcctccatccccctctccgcctctcctccatccccctcctcgtCCTCtcttcgtccgtctgtctgtctatcagttGAATTTAGAAAACGTTGTTTAGATGCAGCAGCTGGCGCAATtaaccttcctccctctctctctctctcgcgccctctctctatctccccttctctctccatctctctgttccaGCTTGTAGAGGAGTACCAGTTGATTCTAACCATTAATTGCATGATTGATTGCTCGGATCAACATGCACTGATGAGCCTGCCTCAGTGCCTCTAGATCACTGTAGACAACACCGTATTAACCTGTTGGTAATGTCCAGTtattctaataataataatgatgtgtGTCAGGTGGAGGAGCGCTCCAAGCTGAACAGACAGAGTTCTCCGGCGCTGCAGCATAAGGCCGTCTCCAGCCGGGTCTCTGAGGCCTCCCTGCCTCCTCGCTCCGAGTCCTTCAGCACTGCAGGGATGCAGCCGGCCCGCACCCCACCAACACACCGCCCAGTTGAACCacaggtgtgtgtctgtccctcctgtcgtctgtctgtctgtctctctgtgtgtgggtgttgacAATTACaaatatacaatatacacacaACATATAATTGTATTTCATATCGCATACTACTATGCTGTAGCCTATAGTACAGTCAACAAGCAGTATGTCTATCTGATGGAATTAGAAAATGAGAACCGACATTCCCATAATTCAGTGTtttatctcattctctctctctagatggctCACCTGATTCCAGTGAAGACCATGACAGGCTCTCAGTCTCTGCAGGAGAGCACAGGAGGAGAGGCgggggggatgaggaggagaggggaggaggggggcggCATGCCCCCCCGTCAGAACTCTGACCCCACCTCTGACTCTAACCCCGCCCCTCCACCTCGTACCACTAGCCGAGAGGACGATGAGCTTCCTCCTAAGGTCCCTCAGAGAACCACCTCCATCTCCCCAGCCCTGATGAGGAAAAACTCCCCCAACGGACAGGGACTCATacgagacaggtgtgtgtgtgtgtgtgtgtgtgtgtgtgtgtgtcagggtcgggctcaattccatttaaattccattGAAGTCAGGAAGTGCACTGAAATTGCTTTTCACGTCAATGCTTTTCAATGGGGAATTGGAATTAGGTTTACTTTCTGAAATGAAATggcattgaccccaaccctggtgttTGTGTGCTGTGTATgtattaacagtgtgtgtgtgtgtatttacagtgtgtgtgtgtgtatttacagtgtgtgtgtgttctttcagTAATCCAGACCTGAGAGCATCAGAGTTGTGTCTGGATACTGCTCTACAGAGgtcctctcactcctcctcctcatcctcacctTCGTCACAGAGaggtacacacatacaaacacacacacacacacacacacacacacacacacacacacacacacacacacacacacacacacacacacacacacacacaaacacacacacacacacacacacacacacacatatatatgtgacTGATGAATACATGTATTTGTCTATTGATacgctttgtgaatgttgatgcTGACTCCTCCCTTATGCTGTGATAGATCCACCAGTCCAGGAGACCTCCCCCCCAGCAGAAGCCAATCAGGAGGTCAGGATCAGACCGGAGGAGGGGCGAGACTCAGGCAGACCCAGCAGACCTGCCGTgagtaacacacactcacacgcaaacacactccTCGATTCTTTCTGGGAGTCAGGCTTTCTCCTCTTCTGCTACTTatgtttctctcttcttctccctctctttctccttccttctctcctcctcaatcTCTTCTGCTGTTCATCCCCTTCTCCTATCAGAGCTATAAGAAAGCCATAGATGAGGTTAGTGACCTCccccttttatctctctctctctctctgtctctctgtctctgttctctctctgttctctgtataaCCAGTATGACCCATTCATTCAGGGTTTTAACATCACTTTGGAGGTCTGACCAAGTCAGAATTTTGGAATTCTGAATTATGTGTGTGAATTGAAGTGTCAGGGAGCTGATAGCATTTAGCCTGGTggttagtctagtggttagagcattgggccagttgccagttaccgaaaggttgctggattgaatccctgagctgacaaggtaaaaatctgtcgttcttcccctgaacaaggcagttaacccactgttccccggtaggccgtcattgtaaataagaatttgatcttaactgatttgcctagttaaataaaggttcaataaatacaaaaaaagatCTCTTTCTCTTCATTACTCTGTGCACATGGTTTCTTTTAGGAGGAACTGGTGTGTGTGGTTTAGGAAGAGCTTGTGGAGGTCCACCCTGTCTGCATTAATTGGTTTGGTCCAGTGGTTGGGGGGAATGGGGCTGTGAGACTGGGCCATCTGGTAGCATGGGGGTGTTTGCTAGATGGATACAGACATGGATGTTACCTCCTTTATTTTTTAGAAGCTTGTGTTTTGATTTATTGGTTTATGACATCTTTGTTTTAGCTAGTCTTTTCCTAGGAAATCTTTCTCCAGAGTTCACAAATGTTTATTTGACGTGAAGTTATTGATGCTGATAGTTTATCTCATTCTGTCCGTCTCTCAGTTCCCCCTATGTCTCTGTTAATTGGACTCTCCCAACCCTCTTGACTGTTAGAGAATACGAAGTGGAATCACTACATTAATCAATATTCGGGCtcaaatttgtatttattttcgctttctctctctctctctctctctttaggacCTAAGTGCGCTGGCTAAGGAGCTGAGAGagttgagggtagaggagagcagtagaccTCCAGTGAAGGTGAGAAAGGTAATGTTTGTGACAAAGCATATCCACTTTCAGACATTATACCTTCATAGTGTACACTTTCAGACAGTATACCTTCATAGTGTACACTTTCAGACAGTATACCTTCATAGTGTACACTTTCAGGCAGTATACCTTCATAGTGTACACTTTCAGACAGTATACCTTCATAGTGTACACTTTCAGGCAGTATACCTTCATGGTGTACACTTTCAGACAATATACCTTCATAGTGTACACTTTCAGACAGTATACCTTCATGGTGTACACTTTCAGACAGTATACCTTCATAGTGTACACTTTCAGACAGTATACCTTCATAGTGTACACTTTCAGACAGTATACCTTCATGGTGTACACTTTCAGACAGTATACCTTCATGGTGTACACTTTCAGACAGTATACCTTCATAGTGTACACTTTCAGACAGTATACCTTCATAGTGTACACTTTCAGACAGTATACCTTCATAGTGTACACTTTCAGACAATATACCTTCAAAATAAAGGTGATAGATGGGATTCTATTATCCCTGTTTCCAAGGTGACAGACTACTCATCCTCGAGTGAGGAGCGGTCAGAGAGCAGTGACGAGGACGGAGAGACGGGGCAAGATGGGACGGTGGCTgtcatgtaagtgtgtgtgtgtatttaacaCAGATGTGTGTATACTAGGCCATCAATTTACAGTTGTAGTGAGTTGTATGTAAGGggtctgacgtgtgtgtgtgtgttgcaggccgCAGCAGGGTGAAGCATATGGAGGTTTGACTGAAGAACCTCTGGCAGGCTCcttcaacacaacacaggacagcacTCTGATCATGACAGAGGTGAGACACGCGCGTGCACAcccgcacacgcacgcacgcatgcaccgACATACAACTtagctttctgtctctctctctgtctctctctctgtctctctctctgtctctctctctctcaggcggaggagaggaggagggcaccAGGCCATGGTGAGAGTAACGGGTTCCATAGCAACCATCACGGCAGCGGTAACCAAGGCAATCTCCCTGACCTGGTCCAGCAgagctcctcctcttcaccctcaaCCCTGGATGCACTGAaagaggtaaacacacacacacacacacacacacacacacacacacacacacacacacacacacacacacacacacacacatacatacaatgattctttagtttTTGTCTACAGTTGTGCTCATTGCTTGGTTTCTTTCCAGCAATTTGGATCTAAAGCCTCCTTCTCCCCATTCGGTGACCCACGGTCCTATCAGACCTCCCCTACTGAAGATGAGGAAGAGAGCTCAGCTGgtaatgttgtgttgttattGTAAGGTTATTCTTTGgttgctgtaatgttgtgtttatgttattgtAAGGTTGTAATGTAGTGTAAACGTCCTATTTTCCACATGTACAAGTGTTAATTAATACATGTGTAAAATAGAGACACCCTCGGTGagcggggtcacggccagggtcaacGGCGACCTTAGAGAAATTATGGTTAAgtgcttgctcaagggcacagcagcagatgtttcaccttgtctgctcagggattcaaacaagcaaccttttggttaatgGCCCAAGGCTCTACActcaaggctacctgcctccactaTACTATAACGTTGTTCTGTGGTTTCAGGTCTGTTCACCAGTGAGTTGCTGCATCAGGAGCAGGCCAGACTAGCCGAGGCCAGAAAGATCAGCGTGGTCAACGTGAACCCAACCAACATACGACCTCACAGTGACACGCCTGAGATACGCAAATACAAGAAGCGCTTCAACTCTGAGATACTGTGTGCTGCTCTCTGGGGTAAGAAACCCCAGATATTCTCACACaaatgtgaacacacacacacacatgcaaagtcTCTCACACACATGAATACACGCACTTATGCAACTCACTCGTGTCTATtcccacatacacactgacaatgaataatctctctctgtctctttgaaactctcccctctctctctctctctctctccccctctctctcctccctctctctctctctccccctctctctctctctctctctctctcccctctctctctctttctctaccccctctctctctctctctctccccccctctctctccctctctgtctctctcccctctctctctctttctctaccccctctctcccctctctctctctctctctctctcccccctctctctccctctctgtctctctcccctctctctctctttctctaccccctctctccccctctctcccgtctctctctctctctctctctctctctctctctctctctctctctctctctctctctgtctctctaggtgtGAACCTGCTGGTGGGGACAGAGAATGGTTTGATGTTGCTTGACCGTAGCGGTCAGGGGAAGGTCTATAACCTGATAACCAGGAGACGCTTCCTACAGATGGATGTCCTGGAGGGACTTAATGTCCTGGTTACTATATCAGGTATTACAGACTGACCGCAGTAGGACCATTACATAACCGCAACATGACCACAGAGGGAGAACGTTGCTCTGTTAGTtaaagaactggaggcctgtagAACATCTCTGTTCTGATAAAGAGacatctctgttttctctctctctctctctctctccccttatctattgcctctcgctctctccctccctccctccctccctccctccctctcccccccccagGGAAGAAGAATAAGTTGCGTGTGTACTACCTGTCCTGGCTGAGGAACAGGATACTCCACAACGACCCAGAGGTGGAGAAGAAGCAGGGCTGGGTCACTGTAGGAGAGCTGGAGGGCTGCGTACACTACAAAGTCGGTAcggaactctctctcctctctctgtgtgtgtgtgtgtgtgtgtgtgtgtgtgtgtgtgtgtgtgtgtgtgtgtgtgtgtgtgtgtgtgtgtgtgtgtgtgtgtgtgtgtgtgtgtgtgttattgactctcttgtgtgtgtgtgtgtgtgtgtgtgtgtgtgtgtgtgtgtgtgtgtgtgtgtgtgtgtgtgtgtgtgtgtgtgtgtgtgtgtgtgtgtgtgtgtgtgtgtgtgtgtgtgtgtgtgtgtgtgtgtgtgtgtgtgtgtgtgtgtgtgtgtgtgtgtgtgtgtgtgtgtgtgtgtgtgtgtgtgtgtgtgtgtgtgtgtgtgtgtgtgtgtgtgtgtgtgtgtgtgtgtgtgtgtgtgtgtgttattgactctcctgtgtgtgtgtgttgtttccagTAAAGTACGAGAGGATCAAGTTCCTGGTGATCGCTCAGAAGAACGCAGTGGAGATCTATGCCTGGGCCCCCAAACCCTACCACAAGTTCATGGCCTTCAAGGTAACTCACACACCGGGTCGAGATGTGATGTTGTAGTTAGGTAGACATCTTGGAAGTACAGGGACTccttgagagaaaatgttgcaccGTTGTCCTAGACAACACTATGGGGTTTGTCACGTTGTTTGATACTGGTTACTCTGGGGTCAATAGTAACACTTCTCCCCCCCCCCAGTCGTTCACTGACCTGCAGCACCGCCCCCAGCTGGTTGACCTGACGGTGGAGGAGGGGCAGAGGTTAAAGGTCATCTACGGCTCCAGCCTGGGCTTCCATGTCATCGATGTCGACTCTGGCAACCCTTACGACATCTACGTCCCCTCACATGTaagtctgtgtgtggtgtgataTGTAGTTATGCTTCCTGACTGGCAGGGAGATAGCCAGTAGATAAccattatctctctctgtctgtctccctataGATTCAGACCCAGGTGACTCCCCATGCCATCGTGATTCTTCCTAAGACAGACGGGATGGAGatgttgttgtgttatgaagATGAGGGAGTGTACGTCAATACCTACGGACGCATCACTAAAGACGTCGTGCTGCAGTGGGGAGAGATGCCTACTTctgttggtgagtgtggtgggtgtgtgtgtgtgtgtgtgtgtgtgtgagctcagCTTTGTTTTAGGCCTGTGGGAACTTGTTTAGGTTTGTGTAAAGTTTAATCAGATTCAATCTCAACTCTGTTGTGTTCGTTCTGTCTcatgctctctccttctctttatttctctctctctctctctctgtttctttccttctctctttctatccttaaTCCTCCAGCCTATATCCACTCTAGCCAGATCATGGGCTGGGGGGAGAAGGCCATAGAGATCAGGTCTGTGGAGACGGGACACCTGGACGGGGTCTTCATGCACAAGAGAGCCCAGAGACTCAAGTTCCTGTGTGAGAGGAACGACAAGGTAAACAACAtgtgcgcacgcgcacacacacacacacacacacacacacacacacacacacacacacatgcatattctCTATTGCCTGCAACAATCATGTCTtctaatgctgtgtgtgtgtgtgtgtatgtgtgtgtgtctaggtgttcTTTGCGTCGGTGAGGTCTGGAGGCAGCAGTCAGGTCTTCTTCATGACCCTCAACCGTAGCTCCATGATGAACTGGTGAAACTAACTCCTCCCACCATCTTCCCATTGGCCTGCTCAGCTGTCCATCACAGGCCAAAGCTAATTTCATAAGCCAATTAAAACAATGGACCAAGAGAATCAAATCGCACCCTGAATCAAACAAGTGGATTGAAAAATAGGAGAGTCCAACACTGAATCGAactgagagaaacaaacactgaaTGAATCGAACGCTGAGagaatcaaatatcaaatcagtgTGAAAGAATTGAATTGTAAATGAATCAAGCTCTGAGAGAATCAAACTTAAAGACATTGAAACACTGAGAGACTACAACACTGTAACAGACTTAAAGGACTATAAAGAATGAAATAATAAGAAGATACATGACTATTAAGACGAGGAGTCTGAAGGTAGAGGAGTGTTTGGATCAACGGGGGCGCTGGTTTTCCGGTTTTCCAAGATCTCGACTACCATCTGTGGAGACGAACCGGTACTTCCGGATCctaatctttctttctctcctccactTCACCTTTCACTTCCCCTCTTTCTCCGCCACTCCACCCCTCT
The Salmo salar chromosome ssa16, Ssal_v3.1, whole genome shotgun sequence DNA segment above includes these coding regions:
- the LOC106595512 gene encoding traf2 and NCK-interacting protein kinase isoform X12, which gives rise to MATDSPARSLDEIDLSALRDPAGIFELVELVGNGTYGQVYKGRHVKTGQLAAIKVMDVTGDEEEEIKGEINMLKKYSHHRNIATYYGAFVKKNPPGIDDQLWLVMEFCGAGSITDLIKNTKGNSLKEEWTAYVCREILRGLTHLHQHKVIHRDIKGQNVLLTENAEVKLVDFGVSAQLDRTVGKRNTFIGTPYWMAPEVIACDENPEATYDFKSDLWSLGITAIEMAEGAPPLCDMHPMRALFLIPRNPAPRLKSKKWSKKFQSFIESCLVKSHGQRPSTEQLLKHPFIRELPNERQIRIQLKDHIDRTKKKRGERDETEYEYSGSEEEEEERDVGEPSSIINIPGESTLRRDFLRLQLANKERSEALRRQQLEQQQNEEHKRLLLAERQKRIEEQKEQRRRLEEQQRRERELRKQQEREQRRRYEEMEQLRRDEERRHAEREQEYKRKQIEEQRQAERLQRQLQQERAYLVSLQQQQQQQQQNQDGRPGEKKPLYHYKDSASPTDKPAWAKEVEERSKLNRQSSPALQHKAVSSRVSEASLPPRSESFSTAGMQPARTPPTHRPVEPQMAHLIPVKTMTGSQSLQESTGGEAGGMRRRGEEGGGMPPRQNSDPTSDSNPAPPPRTTSREDDELPPKVPQRTTSISPALMRKNSPNGQGLIRDSNPDLRASELCLDTALQRSSHSSSSSSPSSQRDPPVQETSPPAEANQEVRIRPEEGRDSGRPSRPADLSALAKELRELRVEESSRPPVKVTDYSSSSEERSESSDEDGETGQDGTVAVMPQQGEAYGGLTEEPLAGSFNTTQDSTLIMTEAEERRRAPGHGESNGFHSNHHGSGNQGNLPDLVQQSSSSSPSTLDALKEQFGSKASFSPFGDPRSYQTSPTEDEEESSAGLFTSELLHQEQARLAEARKISVVNVNPTNIRPHSDTPEIRKYKKRFNSEILCAALWGVNLLVGTENGLMLLDRSGQGKVYNLITRRRFLQMDVLEGLNVLVTISGKKNKLRVYYLSWLRNRILHNDPEVEKKQGWVTVGELEGCVHYKVVKYERIKFLVIAQKNAVEIYAWAPKPYHKFMAFKSFTDLQHRPQLVDLTVEEGQRLKVIYGSSLGFHVIDVDSGNPYDIYVPSHIQTQVTPHAIVILPKTDGMEMLLCYEDEGVYVNTYGRITKDVVLQWGEMPTSVAYIHSSQIMGWGEKAIEIRSVETGHLDGVFMHKRAQRLKFLCERNDKVFFASVRSGGSSQVFFMTLNRSSMMNW
- the LOC106595512 gene encoding TRAF2 and NCK-interacting protein kinase isoform X4 gives rise to the protein MRAPSTFTYQDPAGIFELVELVGNGTYGQVYKGRHVKTGQLAAIKVMDVTGDEEEEIKGEINMLKKYSHHRNIATYYGAFVKKNPPGIDDQLWLVMEFCGAGSITDLIKNTKGNSLKEEWTAYVCREILRGLTHLHQHKVIHRDIKGQNVLLTENAEVKLVDFGVSAQLDRTVGKRNTFIGTPYWMAPEVIACDENPEATYDFKSDLWSLGITAIEMAEGAPPLCDMHPMRALFLIPRNPAPRLKSKKWSKKFQSFIESCLVKSHGQRPSTEQLLKHPFIRELPNERQIRIQLKDHIDRTKKKRGERDETEYEYSGSEEEEEERDVGEPSSIINIPGESTLRRDFLRLQLANKERSEALRRQQLEQQQNEEHKRLLLAERQKRIEEQKEQRRRLEEQQRRERELRKQQEREQRRRYEEMEQLRRDEERRHAEREQEYIRRQLEEEQRQLEILQQQLLQEQALLLEYKRKQIEEQRQAERLQRQLQQERAYLVSLQQQQQQQQQNQDGRPGEKKPLYHYKDSASPTDKPAWAKEVLKQQTHPQSHSPRPFLRQSHSFNQPSYSIPSHANLPRRAPSNPTPPPHIRISLETRDLVDPVVKQEIKQQVREMRAQKAGQRVLRQKERIRNTRANHQGVVQHNNRGPIGPSPAGQKAGQQDQGRSPRPKHQGPQHNPNQGPQHNGKGQQAGFNRGPSPNPNQSRKESPISNPQAPNQEALNGPVWAPCSSPNQGHNLGVKDQVQILVEERSKLNRQSSPALQHKAVSSRVSEASLPPRSESFSTAGMQPARTPPTHRPVEPQMAHLIPVKTMTGSQSLQESTGGEAGGMRRRGEEGGGMPPRQNSDPTSDSNPAPPPRTTSREDDELPPKVPQRTTSISPALMRKNSPNGQGLIRDSNPDLRASELCLDTALQRSSHSSSSSSPSSQRDPPVQETSPPAEANQEVRIRPEEGRDSGRPSRPASYKKAIDEDLSALAKELRELRVEESSRPPVKVRKVTDYSSSSEERSESSDEDGETGQDGTVAVMPQQGEAYGGLTEEPLAGSFNTTQDSTLIMTEAEERRRAPGHGESNGFHSNHHGSGNQGNLPDLVQQSSSSSPSTLDALKEQFGSKASFSPFGDPRSYQTSPTEDEEESSAGLFTSELLHQEQARLAEARKISVVNVNPTNIRPHSDTPEIRKYKKRFNSEILCAALWGVNLLVGTENGLMLLDRSGQGKVYNLITRRRFLQMDVLEGLNVLVTISGKKNKLRVYYLSWLRNRILHNDPEVEKKQGWVTVGELEGCVHYKVVKYERIKFLVIAQKNAVEIYAWAPKPYHKFMAFKSFTDLQHRPQLVDLTVEEGQRLKVIYGSSLGFHVIDVDSGNPYDIYVPSHIQTQVTPHAIVILPKTDGMEMLLCYEDEGVYVNTYGRITKDVVLQWGEMPTSVAYIHSSQIMGWGEKAIEIRSVETGHLDGVFMHKRAQRLKFLCERNDKVFFASVRSGGSSQVFFMTLNRSSMMNW